One Phaseolus vulgaris cultivar G19833 chromosome 4, P. vulgaris v2.0, whole genome shotgun sequence DNA window includes the following coding sequences:
- the LOC137837352 gene encoding stress response protein NST1-like, which yields MEGNLSQGGMVQGGSSFSGFDLPGSMRVNRQGHHPHSVNHHQTHPCQGPSVHSSVQDGFPLTMGTMQNCDQTMSMTEFSQGDRNKNSPSDESFAEEGVDGHHEGVRGKKGSPWQRVKWTDKMVRLLITAVSYIGEDATSDCGGSRRKFTVLQKKGKWKSVSKVMAERGHRVSPQQCEDKFNDLNKRYKKLNDMLGRGTSCQVVESPSLLDVIDYLSEKEKEEVRKILSSKHLFYEEMCSYHNCNRLHLPHDLELQRSLQLAHRNRDDHDNDDIRRSHHDDHDEDDLEVETDDHDDFEDNYATHADSRGVYGEVGRPMKRLKPGQGQEDAATFGCALSSQEYNKTSNPYMVQSDVNQAAPEKMSAAWLQKQWFESRSLQLEEQKLQIQVEMLELEKQRFKWQKFSKKKDRELEKLKLENERMKLENERIALELKRKGVGADFN from the coding sequence ATGGAAGGGAATTTGTCTCAGGGAGGTATGGTTCAAGGTGGGAGTTCTTTTAGTGGTTTTGATTTGCCTGGATCAATGAGGGTTAATCGGCAAGGGCATCATCCTCATTCCGTGAATCATCATCAAACTCATCCTTGCCAAGGGCCTTCAGTGCATTCCTCAGTTCAAGATGGTTTTCCTCTTACAATGGGAACCATGCAGAACTGCGATCAGACAATGTCAATGACTGAGTTTAGTCAGGGAGATAgaaacaagaactcaccaagtgATGAAAGTTTTGCCGAGGAAGGTGTTGATGGTCATCATGAAGGAGTTAGAGGGAAAAAGGGGTCGCCTTGGCAGCGGGTGAAGTGGACTGATAAGATGGTGAGGCTTCTGATAACGGCTGTTTCTTACATAGGTGAGGATGCAACATCTGACTGTGGTGGCTCAAGGAGAAAATTTACAGTCCTACAGAAAAAGGGGAAGTGGAAATCGGTTTCCAAGGTCATGGCTGAAAGAGGTCATCGTGTTTCACCTCAGCAGTGTGAGGATAAATTCAATGATCTTAATAAAAGGTACAAAAAGCTTAATGATATGCTAGGCCGGGGAACTTCTTGTCAGGTTGTTGAGAGTCCTTCTCTATTGGATGTGATAGATTATCTTtctgagaaagaaaaagaggagGTTCGAAAAATATTGAGCTCAAAACACTTGTTTTATGAAGAGATGTGTTCTTACCATAATTGTAACAGGTTGCATTTACCTCATGATCTGGAATTGCAACGATCACTGCAGTTGGCTCATAGAAATAGAGATGATCATGACAATGATGATATCAGAAGGTCTCATCATGATGATCACGATGAAGATGATCTAGAAGTGGAAACTGATGATCATGATGACTTTGAGGACAATTATGCTACCCATGCAGATAGTAGAGGAGTCTATGGGGAAGTGGGGCGACCTATGAAGAGATTGAAACCAGGGCAAGGACAAGAAGATGCTGCCACTTTTGGCTGTGCTTTAAGCAGCCAAGAGTACAACAAAACTTCAAATCCTTATATGGTTCAATCTGATGTTAATCAAGCTGCACCTGAAAAAATGAGTGCAGCATGGTTACAGAAGCAATGGTTTGAATCTCGTTCACTTCAGTTAGAAGAGCAGAAGCTACAAATTCAGGTTGAGATGTTGGAGCTGGAGAAACAAAGATTCAAGTGGCAGAAGTTTAGTAAGAAAAAAGACCGGGAGTTGGAAAAGTTGAAGCTGGAGAATGAAAGAATGAAGCTTGAGAATGAACGTATTGCTTTAGAACTAAAACGAAAGGGAGTGGGTGCCGACTTTAACTAG